TCAAGGGCATGGCGGCCGACGTGCGGCTCGCGGGAGTCCCGCTCACCCGCCTGCGCGCGGCCGCGCTCGACCTCAAGCTCGGCGGCGTCGGCTACTACACCGACCAGTTCCTGCACGTCGACACCGGCCGCGTCCGCAGCTGGTAGGAACGCCCCCGGCGGGCGCCGCGCCACACCTTACTCGCACGCGCGTTGACGGCGTCCACGATACAGGTCATAATGACCAGAGAGGTCATAATATGGCCAGGCCGGCAAGCCCCGTTTCCGTCGTCGAGGCGAAAGCGCGGTTCTCCGAAATCGTGCGCCAGGCGGAGGCCGGCGCCATCGTCATGATCCGCAGGCACGGCCGGGACGTGGCGGCCGTCGTGCCCGCGAAGGACGCCGAGCGCGTGGGCCGGCTCCGGGCGGCGGGGCCTGAAAAGGGACTCGCCTCCGTGGCGGGGGGCTGGAAGGGCGCCGAAGACCTCGTCTCGAGCCTCGATTCGACCGGACGTTCCGCTCCGCGCCGGCGGCCGCGCCTCGGGCGTTGAATGGCCTTTCTCTTCGACACGGACGCCGTTGCGGAGGTCCTGCGGGAGCGGCCGGCTCCGGAGTTCATTCAGTGGCTTCGGACCGTGCCGCGTGAGGATCAGTTCACGGGCGCCGTCGTCGCGGCGGAGCTCTACCGGGGAGCGTCCCGGTCCGGGCGTGCCCGGTTTCACCTC
This Acidobacteriota bacterium DNA region includes the following protein-coding sequences:
- a CDS encoding type II toxin-antitoxin system prevent-host-death family antitoxin, whose product is MARPASPVSVVEAKARFSEIVRQAEAGAIVMIRRHGRDVAAVVPAKDAERVGRLRAAGPEKGLASVAGGWKGAEDLVSSLDSTGRSAPRRRPRLGR